From the genome of Paracoccus seriniphilus, one region includes:
- a CDS encoding VOC family protein: MRSLFHLAIHVEDLDAARQFYGGVLGCAEGRSTDTWVDFDFFGHQLSLHLGKPFTTTRSGKVGDHMVMMPHMGVVLRLDDWMTLAERLRNAGVQFDIPPVIRFEGQAGEQRTMFFFDPSGNPIEVKGFKDFDGLFEVAPSR; this comes from the coding sequence ATGAGATCTCTGTTCCATCTGGCCATTCATGTCGAGGATCTCGACGCCGCGCGGCAATTCTATGGTGGGGTTCTCGGTTGTGCCGAAGGGCGGTCAACGGACACCTGGGTGGATTTTGACTTTTTCGGTCATCAACTGTCCCTGCATCTGGGAAAGCCCTTCACGACCACGCGCAGCGGCAAGGTTGGTGACCACATGGTGATGATGCCGCATATGGGGGTGGTGCTGCGGCTGGATGACTGGATGACGCTTGCCGAAAGATTGCGCAACGCCGGTGTGCAATTCGATATCCCGCCGGTGATCCGTTTCGAGGGGCAGGCGGGCGAACAGCGCACGATGTTCTTTTTCGACCCGTCCGGCAATCCGATCGAGGTCAAGGGATTCAAGGATTTCGACGGCCTGTTCGAAGTGGCGCCGTCGCGCTGA
- a CDS encoding Ig-like domain-containing protein, whose translation MAKLPVPTGNTLDENTYTSGLMGNVYVGGNLHDLDSALSLMGSEADASFVATDLNYRVSRGSLASFLGDDAGSLSTSDGDQLFDQYALSLTGQIYLEAGTHDFRNTTDDGFRLTINDDVISEYQGTRASGSTEGNLTVAESGWYSIKVDYFEESGFSELRIRHSANGGDYSFLDSSVLRHAANDAPDDTPVEPVEPPVENTAPVARPNARGVWEDGSVTLDPLNNDTDADGDEVRVTSVGNGSHGTTTLNADGTITYVPEADYHGSDVFEYEVGDGRGGSSTSRVNMTVRPVNDAPEASDDGGFVVTQGETLFIDIADLLSNDRDIDGDTLSVAAITNVTNGSAEIVGDRIRFVSDSAGDAGFEYRLSDGQGEEDTAAVAISVESDDTPAPTPVENSRPNARADSRNMSEDGSIRVAVLANDLDSDGDTLTIYAVEQADNGTVTLNDDGTITYAPNANFNGTDSFIYRVADGNGGTDFARVTVNVAAENDAPTAGNDAGFTVTDGNMLMIDIADLLANDSDIDGDDLSITGLTGISNGSAMIMGDQIHFTASGEGDGGFSYILSDGNGGEDRATVAIDITASDDGTTGEDGGDSGSDDGSHDGHGSGTGELIDPPQTAQEIAAFVEMVRNMAEHEMDGNMAGMANHMASLDLVPRQEATHIAINHGDWNDPSTWHNGEVPGDGAQVLIPEGIAVEYSEENDSSIFTLRVDGVLQFATDEDSRLVVDTIVVSPSGQLEIGSEHHPVEEDVNVDIVFADNGNIDVDWDPALLSRGLIAMGEVNIHGQEKSSHLKVETDAMAGDRTLSLEEVPSGWQVGDKLVLTGTYQQGFYWNNDLGRMDFAESQDEEVYITAINGSTITLDRGLTYDHDTPREDLKAYVANMTRNITFSSEGGEDTPVHQRGHVMFMHNDDVDVRYAAFADMGRTDKSEFAGSADDFGGVGNLSPDTNVEARYPFHFHEAGVDDVENPAIAIGNVVDGSPGWGFVQHSSNANLTNNVAFDVWGAAFVAEDGNETGTWLENIAIKSQGWAAGDVAVKHSEVDGNDGRTGDGFWFAGRLVEVVGNVAANTTHGYVWLHRGERDSIDPDTMHQSELGYGRDSLLVDKAPIQGFRDNEAFGTNTGLIVVKENPDQGHDVRSVFDGFLNWETREGVAVSYTTHYTFLDFDLLGQRDEDGDVWDHAYQGVNLGTNAIDMVFNDITIDGFDHAFNLTDNDNVNTGSAGDFHNTVIDGNFVNIRSGDIEETVDGQMTILRESDLVEGRLEFELTADQYISDADNLFFDGIKTDSIGSVERTFDLEQQGLWGWHKETYLNTNGYWRLPDGTPVLLIEDYIADRATGELAKQMLVFELDYSDGALQSRYPYNGEINLGGPAATARDDLGSTAQNTDLLIDLTANDTDPDGGNVYVDGLTNPENGNVYLQDDGTVLYRPNEGFTGSDRFFYWAADEEGNFSRAEAVINVASAADSMAAAMESDSFQF comes from the coding sequence ATGGCTAAACTACCGGTTCCGACAGGCAATACGCTAGACGAGAACACCTATACATCCGGACTGATGGGAAATGTCTATGTAGGTGGAAATCTGCATGATCTCGACTCGGCATTGTCGCTCATGGGCAGCGAGGCCGATGCAAGCTTTGTCGCGACCGATCTCAATTATCGCGTAAGCCGCGGATCGCTGGCCTCATTCCTTGGTGACGATGCTGGCTCGCTCAGCACCTCTGACGGCGACCAGCTGTTTGACCAATATGCGCTCAGCCTGACGGGCCAGATCTATCTCGAAGCCGGCACTCATGACTTTCGCAATACTACCGATGACGGCTTCCGTCTGACCATCAACGACGATGTGATCTCCGAGTATCAGGGCACGCGCGCCTCAGGCTCCACCGAAGGCAACCTGACGGTGGCGGAATCGGGATGGTATTCCATCAAGGTGGACTACTTCGAGGAAAGCGGTTTTTCGGAACTGAGAATCCGCCACAGCGCCAATGGTGGGGACTATTCTTTTCTGGATTCATCGGTTCTGCGCCATGCCGCAAACGATGCACCAGATGACACGCCGGTAGAACCTGTCGAGCCTCCGGTTGAAAATACCGCACCCGTGGCGCGTCCGAATGCCCGGGGCGTCTGGGAAGACGGCAGCGTCACGCTGGACCCGCTGAACAACGATACGGATGCAGATGGCGACGAGGTCCGCGTCACCAGCGTTGGAAATGGCAGCCACGGCACGACCACATTGAATGCTGACGGAACCATCACCTACGTTCCAGAGGCTGATTACCACGGTTCGGACGTATTCGAATATGAAGTGGGCGACGGCCGTGGCGGTTCCTCGACTTCCCGGGTCAACATGACCGTCAGACCTGTCAACGACGCCCCCGAGGCGTCGGATGACGGCGGCTTTGTCGTCACGCAGGGTGAAACCCTGTTCATCGACATCGCCGATCTTCTGTCAAATGACCGCGACATTGATGGCGACACGCTGTCCGTTGCAGCGATCACCAATGTGACCAATGGAAGCGCCGAGATCGTCGGCGACCGTATCCGCTTTGTCAGTGACAGCGCCGGTGATGCAGGCTTTGAGTATCGCCTGTCCGATGGGCAGGGCGAGGAAGACACTGCCGCAGTGGCCATTTCGGTCGAAAGCGATGACACGCCCGCGCCCACTCCGGTCGAAAACAGCCGACCCAACGCGCGCGCCGACAGCCGGAACATGTCCGAAGATGGCAGCATTCGCGTTGCCGTACTTGCAAATGATCTCGACTCCGATGGTGACACTCTGACGATCTATGCTGTCGAGCAGGCTGACAACGGGACCGTCACCCTGAATGACGACGGCACGATCACCTATGCGCCGAATGCCAATTTCAACGGCACCGACAGCTTCATCTACCGGGTGGCCGACGGAAATGGCGGTACGGATTTCGCACGCGTCACTGTCAATGTGGCTGCTGAAAATGATGCTCCCACGGCCGGAAACGACGCAGGCTTCACCGTCACGGACGGCAATATGCTGATGATCGACATTGCGGATCTATTGGCCAATGACAGCGATATTGACGGCGACGATCTGTCGATCACCGGGCTGACCGGCATTTCCAACGGCAGCGCCATGATCATGGGCGACCAGATCCACTTTACCGCAAGTGGCGAAGGCGATGGCGGTTTCAGCTATATCCTGTCTGACGGCAACGGCGGTGAAGACCGCGCCACCGTAGCAATCGACATAACTGCCTCGGATGATGGCACGACAGGTGAAGACGGCGGTGACAGCGGCAGCGATGATGGCAGCCATGACGGACACGGAAGCGGGACAGGCGAACTGATCGACCCGCCGCAAACCGCCCAGGAGATCGCCGCATTCGTCGAGATGGTCCGCAACATGGCCGAGCATGAGATGGACGGTAACATGGCCGGCATGGCCAACCACATGGCGTCTCTGGATCTGGTGCCCCGGCAAGAGGCCACACATATCGCCATCAATCACGGCGATTGGAACGATCCTTCGACGTGGCACAATGGCGAAGTTCCCGGTGACGGCGCACAGGTTCTGATCCCCGAAGGGATCGCGGTCGAATACAGCGAAGAGAACGACAGTTCCATCTTCACGCTGCGCGTGGATGGCGTGCTGCAGTTCGCGACCGATGAAGACAGCCGGCTTGTCGTCGACACCATAGTGGTATCGCCCTCGGGCCAGCTTGAAATCGGGTCCGAGCATCACCCCGTCGAAGAAGACGTCAATGTCGACATCGTCTTTGCCGACAACGGCAATATCGACGTTGACTGGGATCCGGCCCTTCTGTCGCGCGGCCTGATCGCAATGGGCGAGGTGAACATCCACGGACAGGAAAAATCCTCGCATCTGAAGGTCGAAACCGATGCCATGGCCGGGGACAGAACCCTGTCACTGGAAGAGGTTCCTTCTGGATGGCAGGTCGGTGACAAACTGGTTCTGACAGGCACATATCAGCAGGGTTTCTATTGGAACAATGATCTGGGCCGCATGGATTTTGCCGAGAGCCAGGATGAAGAGGTCTATATCACCGCCATCAACGGCTCGACGATCACTCTGGACCGCGGCCTGACCTATGACCACGACACGCCGCGCGAAGACCTCAAGGCCTATGTCGCCAATATGACCCGCAACATCACCTTTTCCAGTGAGGGCGGCGAGGACACCCCGGTGCATCAGCGCGGGCATGTGATGTTCATGCATAATGATGACGTCGATGTTCGTTATGCCGCATTTGCGGATATGGGCCGCACCGACAAGAGCGAATTCGCGGGTTCCGCCGATGACTTCGGCGGCGTGGGCAATCTGTCGCCTGATACCAATGTCGAGGCACGCTACCCGTTCCACTTCCACGAAGCCGGTGTTGATGATGTCGAAAACCCCGCCATTGCGATCGGCAATGTCGTTGACGGATCTCCGGGCTGGGGCTTTGTCCAGCATTCCTCGAATGCCAATCTGACCAACAATGTCGCCTTCGACGTCTGGGGCGCCGCATTCGTCGCCGAGGATGGCAATGAAACCGGCACCTGGCTTGAGAATATCGCCATCAAGTCCCAGGGCTGGGCCGCCGGTGATGTCGCCGTCAAGCACAGTGAAGTCGACGGCAATGACGGCCGGACCGGCGATGGCTTCTGGTTCGCCGGGCGTCTCGTCGAAGTCGTCGGCAATGTCGCCGCCAACACCACACATGGTTATGTCTGGCTGCATCGCGGAGAGCGCGACTCGATTGACCCTGACACCATGCATCAATCCGAACTGGGATATGGCCGCGACAGCCTGCTGGTGGACAAGGCGCCCATTCAGGGCTTCCGCGACAACGAGGCATTCGGGACCAATACCGGCTTGATCGTCGTGAAGGAGAACCCCGATCAGGGTCATGACGTGCGCAGCGTCTTTGATGGTTTCCTGAACTGGGAAACACGCGAAGGCGTCGCCGTCAGCTATACGACCCACTACACCTTCCTGGATTTTGACCTGCTGGGTCAGCGCGACGAAGACGGAGATGTCTGGGATCACGCCTATCAGGGGGTGAATCTCGGCACCAATGCCATCGACATGGTCTTCAACGACATCACCATTGACGGCTTCGATCACGCATTCAACCTGACCGACAACGACAATGTGAATACGGGGTCGGCAGGCGATTTCCACAACACGGTTATTGATGGAAACTTCGTGAACATTCGCAGCGGAGACATCGAGGAAACCGTTGACGGTCAGATGACCATCCTGCGGGAATCGGATCTGGTCGAGGGACGACTGGAGTTCGAACTGACCGCCGATCAATATATCTCGGATGCGGACAACCTGTTCTTTGACGGCATCAAGACGGACTCGATCGGTTCGGTCGAGCGCACCTTCGATCTTGAGCAACAGGGCCTGTGGGGCTGGCACAAAGAGACCTATCTCAACACCAATGGCTATTGGCGCCTGCCTGATGGCACGCCCGTCCTGCTGATCGAGGATTACATCGCCGATCGCGCAACCGGCGAGCTTGCCAAGCAAATGCTGGTGTTCGAACTGGATTATTCAGACGGTGCCCTGCAGTCCCGCTATCCCTATAATGGCGAGATCAATCTGGGCGGGCCAGCCGCAACGGCGCGCGACGATCTGGGCTCGACGGCACAGAACACCGACCTGTTGATCGATCTGACCGCGAATGACACGGACCCTGACGGCGGAAATGTCTACGTCGATGGTCTGACAAATCCGGAAAACGGCAACGTCTATCTGCAAGATGACGGCACGGTTCTCTACCGTCCCAACGAAGGCTTCACCGGCTCGGATCGCTTCTTCTATTGGGCGGCCGACGAAGAGGGCAACTTCTCGCGCGCCGAGGCCGTCATCAATGTTGCAAGTGCTGCGGACAGCATGGCCGCGGCCATGGAAAGCGACAGCTTCCAGTTCTGA